In the Nicotiana tabacum cultivar K326 chromosome 16, ASM71507v2, whole genome shotgun sequence genome, one interval contains:
- the LOC107806231 gene encoding premnaspirodiene oxygenase, protein MMSFDLVSIFIFASFLFLLKKWMNSKNQAKRLPPGPWKLPILGSMLHMVGGLPHRVLRDLAKKYGPLMHLQLGEVSVVVVTSPEIAKEVLKTHDLAFASRPKLLAAEIVLYDSSDVAFAPYGDYWRQMRKICVLEVLSTKNVRSFSSIRRDEVVRLIEFFRSSSGKPVNFTKRISLFMSFIICRSAFGTVFKEQDEFIQVMKDVTALLEGFDVADIFPSLKFLHVLTGMRAKAMNLHHKVDDIVDNIINEHKKNLATGKFNGQLGGEDLIDVLLRLKKDGGFQFPITNDNIKAIIYDMFAAGTETTSTTIDWAMVEMIRNASVFAKAQAEVREVFNRKETFDENDVEELKYLKLVIKETLRLHPPLPLMLPRECREETNINGYTIPLKSKVMVNVWAIGRDPKNWDDAESFKPERFEQSSVDFVGNNFEYLPFGSGRRICPGILFGLANIYLPLAQLLYYFDWKLPTGINPSDLDMTESDGASCARKSNLYLIASPYQPSQE, encoded by the exons ATGATGTCCTTCGACTTGGTTTCCATTTTCATATTTGCATCTTTCCTCTTTCTATTAAAGAAATGGATGAATTCCAAAAACCAAGCCAAAAGATTGCCTCCAGGTCCATGGAAACTACCTATTCTTGGAAGTATGCTTCATATGGTAGGTGGACTTCCACATCGTGTCCTAAGAGATTTAGCTAAAAAATATGGACCACTTATGCACCTTCAACTAGGTGAAGTTTCTGTGGTTGTGGTTACTTCACCTGAGATAGCAAAAGAAGTACTAAAAACTCATGACCTTGCTTTTGCATCTAGGCCAAAACTTTTGGCAGCAGAAATTGTCTTGTATGACTCTTCCGATGTTGCCTTTGCTCCCTATGGCGATTACTGGAGACAAATGCGTAAAATTTGTGTCTTGGAAGTGCTCAGTACCAAAAATGTTCGGTCATTCAGCTCGATTAGACGAGATGAAGTTGTTCGTCTTATTGAATTTTTTCGATCATCTTCTGGTAAGCCAGTTAATTTTACAAAAAGGATCTCTCTATTCATGAGCTTTATCATCTGTCGATCGGCATTTGGGACAGTATTCAAGGAGCAAGATGAATTTATACAAGTAATGAAAGATGTTACAGCCTTGCTGGAAGGGTTTGATGTGGCTGACATATTTCCTTCACTAAAGTTTCTTCATGTGCTCACTGGAATGAGGGCTAAAGCTATGAATCTCCACCATAAGGTAGATGACATTGTTGATAATATCATAAATGAGCACAAAAAAAACCTTGCAACTGGCAAGTTCAATGGTCAATTAGGAGGTGAAGATTTAATTGATGTACTACTAAGACTTAAGAAAGATGGAGGCTTTCAATTTCCAATCACCAACGACAACATCAAAGCTATTATTTAT GACATGTTTGCTGCGGGAACAGAAACAACATCAACCACAATTGATTGGGCCATGGTGGAAATGATTAGGAATGCAAGTGTATTCGCCAAAGCTCAAGCAGAGGTAAGAGAAGTCTTTAACAGAAAAGAAACTTTTGATGAAAATGATGTCGAAGAGTTGAAATACCTAAAATTAGTCATTAAAGAAACTTTAAGACTCCATCCTCCGCTTCCACTTATGCTTCCAAGAGAATGTAGGGAAGAAACAAATATAAATGGCTATACTATTCCTTTGAAATCGAAAGTAATGGTTAATGTTTGGGCTATCGGAAGAGATCCAAAAAATTGGGATGATGCAGAAAGCTTTAAGCCTGAGAGATTTGAGCAGAGCTCTGTAGATTTTGTTGGTAATAATTTTGAATATCTTCCCTTTGGTAGTGGCAGGAGAATTTGCCCTGGAATATTATTTGGTTTAGCTAATATTTATTTACCACTAGCtcaattattgtattatttcgATTGGAAACTCCCTACTGGAATCAATCCAAGTGACCTAGACATGACTGAGTCGGATGGAGCAAGTTGTGCTAGAAAGAGTAACCTTTACTTGATAGCATCTCCGTATCAGCCTTCTCAAGAGTGA